CCGCCTTTAGTGACACCGGCAGCAGACGCAACGGCTTGAACTGTTATTGCCGAGATGCCGCTTTCAATGGCGAGCTTTTTGGCTTCATCCATGAGGCGGCGTCTAACGGCTTGTGGGTCTTTGACGCGTTTATGTGCTTCTGGCATCTCAATGTGAGACGCTACCAGACAGCAAGTTCATGACAAGCACACCGCCGACGATCATAGCAATTCCCGTTACCGCCCAGAAATCCAGAGCCATCTTAAACACGACGACACTGACCACCGCCGTCAGGACGATGCCGAGACCAGCCCAAACGGCGTAGGCCACACCAAGAGGCACCATCTTCAACGCAAGAGAAAGACAGTAAAGGGACAGGATAAAGCAGACCAGCATCCCGAGAGATGGCCACAGCTTCGTAAACTGTTGGGACAATTTCAGCAGGGTCGAACCGCTGACCTCTAGGATAATGGCGGCTCCCAGAGCCGTGTAGGCAGCAAGCATGGCGTTCATTTCAACATCTCCGTCGATTTTCGATAAACATACCATACGAATGGTTTCTTTCAAGGCCACTCTTCTACGTTATTTGTGGTTTTTAGTCATCAGAGCGGTCATTGTTCTCGAAAGGGAAAGGTCTGCTTTGTCCCGCATAGCGAGCTTTGCCTCTGGCCGCAGTGAAGGTCCCGGTTCAGGGTCGTCGGTGGCCAAAACTCGCGCGTTTTTGTCACCGGCGGAATCGACCGTTTATGTCACTTTCGTTCAGCGGTTACAATCAAGCCCTCTGTAAAGCTGTATCCATATCCATATCCCCACCCCCAACCATGAGCATGGTCCTTCATATATTGAGCATGATGGTTTGTCTTATAGTTGAAAATACCAGAAGTAATTTCCGAAATATTGGTAACCGTGTACCCTTCGCCTTCAAGCTCCGAAATAACCTTGGCCAAGTCTTGGCACAGCCTCTTCACGTCAACGCGCCCTTCATAGACGCCGTCTTGAACCCTATTTCCTGTTTTTTTCCGCAGCATCCCAGTCACCTTGTCCTTGTAACGAGGCATCCAGCTTGAGCTGACAAATCGAACCTTTGTTGACATTAGCGTCCCTTATTCACAAAAGAATTTAGCCAATGCCAATCACGGTTTTCAACGCTTAAACTGCCCCGGCGGCACGGCTTAGAGTCTGTTATTCCTGTATATGATTAAAACCATCCAAAATACATTATACTCGAAATACTCGGTGCCTACCGCGAAGTCTTTTGAAATCTGATCACGAGTCACATCAACATTTTCAGCGCAACCGACGACTAGATGGTAACATCCGACAATTGAAAACAGCATGTAATAGGGGGCTATTATAGCAGCACCCCCTGGCGTGAAACCTCGACATGAGCCTTCCATTCGTGCGTCTGGCTGGCCTCTTCGAACCACGCTTCGACGTAGGCCGTTGCTCCACCTGCGTCGATGATGTTGCTCTCCCACAAGAAATGCGACCGGTAGCCGGTTTCGGTAATCGGCAGCGCCGCCCCTTTGGGCGACGCGGTTTTGATTTCGAGGTGGTCGATAGGGCAGTTGTGCCAAGCGGACACGTGCCGGATGTCGATAACGTAGTCTTGCCAGATCAGGCGATGTCCCCAAGTCGTAGTCATGTTACAATCCTCCCGGCGTTTCTGGCCGCGTCGGCGTAGCCGTTCAGGGTCATCTTGGCTGTCCAGTGGCGGTCGCGCTCGATGCCAAGGCCGAACGGGCCACGCACGGATTCAAGCTCGCTGATAGAGACGCTACCAAGCTCGGGATGTCCGAGGTCACAGAGGCCAAAGGCGATGTCCGGGCATTCAGGGTCCAGCTCGGTCAACAGCCAGGTTCCAAGCCCTGACGGGTTGAACAGCTTCACCACGGGCTGGAAGTCGATTTCCTCCGGCGTCCCCCTCACTGGGTCTTGCTTGCGACCGTTGGCGATAAGCCGGTCGTACTGGGCTTTGGTTAGTAGTTTCATCGTTCTTTCCTTTCGTTGTTCGCCCCTCATTGGGCGCGAAACAAAAGGGCAGGCCGCATCAGCGGCGGACGCACAGACCAACACGGGTGGCCATGGCCACTGGCGCGGGCAGGCTCTTGCGAACGCTGCGAGGTTTGCCAATTTGAGCGTTCATGGAAATGAGGGGAACCACGAAAGGTACGATGAGACCGGACAAAGCACGGAACCGGAAAAATCCGCCATCATCCCTACGGCGCTGTGTGGGGGCGCGGGATGATTTCGAAATTTGTCCTAGCTCGTGTGGCGCTTCATCGCCCTCGTAAGAGTCTGCGCGGAAACCCCGAGCTCGTCGGCCAAGCTGCGTATGGTTCGGCCTTCCTCATCATGTGACCGGACGGCCTCGCGCACCTGGTCGTCGGTCAAAGACACTGGCCTGCCGATATGCTTACCCCGTCGCTTCGCCGCTTCCATCCCGGCCTTGGTGCGGTCGCTGATTTGCTCGCGCTCAAACTCGGCAAACACGGCCAACTGGCCATAGAGCATCCGCCCCATGGCTGTCGTCGTGTCGATGCCTTGTGTGATGGCCATGAAATCCACCCCGCGTTTCCGAAGGTCGGCCAAGAGTTGTAACAGGTGAACCGTGGAGCGCCCAAGCCGGTCGAGCTTCCAAACCACCAGGACATCGCCACTCTGCAAGTCTGCCAGTACCTCGCCAAGGCCTTTGCGCGATACCACCGCGCCGGACACTCCATGATCGGCGTAGATAACATCGCACCTGGCGGCGGTCAGAGCATCGAGCTGCAAATCCGCCGTCTGCTCATGGTCAGAGACGCGCATGTAGCCGATTTTCCGGCCGGGTAGTGATGGGTCGATTTCTCCTGCTGGCACCTCTTGAGGATCAGGATTCGTAGCCGGTGAGCAAGGTGGTTTCATGCGAATCGGTGCTTTACAAAAGGGTTCCCTTTTGGTAGCACTGCCAGAAATCCGAGGCGCTGTCACGAAAACCCGGTTTTCCACAGGTTTCCGTGGCGACTTTGTCGCCCCAAACTGTTGATTTGCGCGGGTGCGAAAGGGAAGCCTTTCGATGCCTCGCAATGAGGAGTCCGAAATGGCAATCGTTTCCCTTTCTCGACCGCAGCGAGCTCTGCGCGGAGCCGTTGTGACACTGGTCATGGCCATTCCCCTCATGTCATTGGCGGGCTGCAAGTCAGAAGAAGAGAAGTTTTTGGATGCCGTTGATGCTCTCTGGATAGAGCTGGCCGCCGAAAACGAAACATTCATGGCAGCCGTCAATGCTGACGACGGCCAAGTGGCGGGCCAATCTTTGATTACGGTCGAAGATAAGATGATAGAATTCAGCGACGATTATTTTGAAGGTCATCTTTGTGTGTTGGATAGCCAAAACCAGTTCGTGTGCTTTGAACGTCTCGTCGCGGGCAGCGAAAACCCTGCCACCATCAAATTCATGCAGACCTATCCGAGGGTACAACTAATGGGGTCAATTTTTGAAACGCATTTCCCAGGGTTGAGAACAGCGCTGCGTGAACCACAAGCCGCCACCGCAACCCCGCCAATGCCCGCTTCCGAAATCGACGCAGGGGCACTGCTACCACCACAGAGCTCTGACTAATCAGCTATCACAGCAATTGGAGGACCACGAAATGAGCTATCCGACTTTTAAGGATTCGAACGGCCAGACAATCTCGACTTCGAACGGTCAAACACCCTATGGCACCGGCAGCACAGTGACCATCTACAATTCGAATGGCACAACCCAAAAAGGCACTATACACTCCGGCGGATATGCCGTGCCCAACAAATAATCAGCTCGGTGTGAAGCGTCGCCCGCCGCCTTCCCGCACCTAACCGTGAGCACTTGTCCATGAGACTTCTCAAGCACACCACGCAATTTGCCCTAGTCATCGTGCTGTCCATCGCCTTATTTGCGGGCATACTCTTCTATGGCTTCATGATGTTCTTTGGAGTGATTGGAGGACAGCTCCCAAGCGCCTTGGCCAATGACCCCTACTTCACACCCATCATGTACACTCTAACTGCCGTTTGGGTCGTGAGCGCCATTGGCCTTCTCGGCAAACTCAAGGAAGGTCAGCAGAATAACCGACTTCCCAAAGCACTGACTGGAAGCTTGGCGATATCGACCTTTCTGGGCATCGCTATCCCCCTGTACTACGCGGAATACGTGTTCTTCTGAAAACCACGGGAAGCGCATTATCGTGGCGTGAACTTGCGACCGCCTCCCTTTCGCGGTCTGCTACGCGACCGCTTGGTACGCTCCTGAATACGCTTCCCAGCTCTATCAGCATCTTCCGAGCTTGTGGAGTTTCGAACATGTTCAGCAAAGCTTGATTTGGCTGATTTCCGGCCAGTGTCGTCAGGCTTTTGAGCTCTTGGACGTTCCGGTTCAGGCTTAGGGCGCGGTTTCCTATCGGGTTGTTGCTCTCGTTCCCAAATTTCATCGGATTCCGTCTTAAACCGATTGAGCCGGTCAGCATCCTGCGCCTTCCATTCTCTCAATAGCCGTTCACGCTCCGCCTTCCACGCTTGGGCAGGCTCCTGGCTGGCGGTGCGGACATAGTATCTCTGGTGATTGGCAATCTGCTGACGTTCCAAGTCCTGCTTACGCACCAGGTCCGCGCGGAGCTGCTTGGCAGCGGTGATCGCTGTCAAAAGCGATGCCCCCACGCGGCCGCGGTCGGCCTTATCCATGACAGTACGGATGCGCCCGGTTAGACCAGCATCGAACGCCTTCAGCTCTTCACGATGCCGCTTAAAAACGTCCCGCCAGATTGGTTTGAACATCGTTTTGGTTTCGAGTTTCCGGGTCTCGATCCGATGCTGGCGTTTCCGCCACAAGGCTTCGAGCTGGTCATTTCGAGGATCTTTGGCTTGGCTCTTCTCGTCACGGTATCGCTGCCAATGCGCCTCGCTCTTCGCCTTCTTCCAAGCATAGTAATCCTTGCGGCTGATATACTCGCCCTTACGCCATTGCCCTCGGGCGCGGGCCGCATTGTTCTCAACACGGGTATCGCAAAACACCCGGCCATGTACCTTCTCATAAGCCTCAGCCCATTGGCTAAGTTTGAGGCGGTCTTTTGATGTCACTGCCGCGCGGCCTGTTTGAGGGCAAACGCGGTTCACGATGACATGCACGTGCGGGTGCTCGCGGTCGGTATGAGAAACGATGAGGGCTTGTCGGTCACTCAGCCCTAGGACGGCCAGGGTCTGTTTCGCGGCAGCGATCTGTTCGGCCATGGTGGGGGCTTCGGTCGGGTGCCATGCAAGTGAGTAGGCATAAACCGGCTTTTGCAATTTGCGGCCAGCTTTCAGACCGGCTTCCCGTTTCAGATCATCCGCATGGGCGGCGGTGTCGATCATGTGCGCGACGGCCCGATCCGGGTCGTTGGTGGGCAAGTTCACAGTCTCGGTGAACGCCACGCGCTCGTTCGTGTTCGCCTGCTTGTCGTGCAGGTAATAGAGGGCCGCGCCTTTGAAGCTAGCCCCCGATTTCGCGACCCTCGGAACCATGGTCAAGCCACCTATCGAAAAGCGTATCCAGTTTGGCGACAAGCGCCTCGATGCGGTCGGGCGATGAGATGCCCCCCGCGTTCATTACGTGCGCCATCTGGTTCAAGTTCGAACCAATCCGGCGCAGCTCATTGCGGGTCAAAAAATCGGGTGCGGATGTCTCGGTAACGGTCACGGATTTGTTCAACGCGGCAGCGCGAACGAAGTCCGAAACCGTCATGCCAGCTCGCGCGGCTTTCACCCGAAGGCGGGCAAGATCAACAGGCGACAGGCGAATATTCACCTGCTCTGTGGCCTTCTCGTGCGGCGCTTTTTGTGGCCGTGCCATCGGGTTCCTTCCTTTCCCTAGCTGGGTGTCGGGGGTGGCGTTAGACCCCTGACCGAGGTTTTTGTATAGCAAAAACATATCTCGCTACTCTTAACTTACAAGAGAAGGGTTGGAATCCTGTAGAAAAATCCAAGGTTTTCCACAGAGGGAGATTTTTTCATGACGCATCACGTTCGACCTGACCCGCCATCCGCTTCTTGGATGCCACCCAATGAATTAACTAAGGACCGGTTCGCATTTGGTCGAGGCAAAATTATCCTCGGTCGAGCCAAAGGGCGAACCGTTGCCTTCGATGACAACCGCCATGTCGTCACCGTCGCCGGATCACGGGCAGGCAAGTCAGCCACCTCCCTCATGTCGAACCTGCTCACCTGGGACGGCTCCGCCATTGTCATCGACCCCAAGGGTGAGCTCGCCACCAACACGGCCAAGTGGCGGGCCAAGCTCGGGCAGGATGTTTATATCCTCGATCCGTTCGGGGAAGTCACAGGCGATGCCGCAAAATACCGTGCCAGCTTTAACCCGTTTGATGAGTTGCGCGTCTCACACTCCGACGATGTCGTGGACAGTGCGGCAATGATCGCGGAAGCCCTCATCGTTCAAGGCGAACGCGGTGCGGATCACTGGACGATGTCAGCCAAGAACCTCATTCGGGGTCTGTGCCTTTACGCCCTCCATGCGAAGCCACAGGACGCCTCTCTGCGCGATCTGCGTGAAATCTTAACCTCGCCCCTCACGGAGCCGCCGGACGGCCTCAGCGGCTCTAAAATCGCGTTAGAGCGATACTTCGAATACATGCTCGACGCAGAAGACGGGGTCGCTTACGGCTGGGGGCGGAATAGTACGCTAAGCCTGAAGCCATCGAGGTTTGCTGTTCATACTGCTTGAAACACCAAGCTTAAACCATTTAAGCAATGACGTTTACCAGTTGGCTGCGGTCCGTCGTTGAAGATGTGTCCCAGGTGACTACCGCAACGACGACAGTGACATTCGGTGCGGGTTGTAAAGAACGTATTGTCCATTTTGGTACCAATAGCGTTTGGTAGGACATCCCAAAAGCTGGGCCAGCCGGTGCCGCTGTCGTATTTGGTATCCGAAGAATACAACGCCAGATCACAGCCTCTGCAGTGATACACACCATCCCGCTTCTCATTATTCAGGGGACTGGCGAATTTTCGTTCGGTCTTTTCTTCGCGCATCACCAGATACTCTGCCTCGGTTAACATGGCACGCCATTCGGCTTCTGTACGAGTGATTTCGAAATCACCTGTTGTGGCGTGACCCATGGTGGCGAGTGCAATAGAGCTACTGGTTAGGGCGATAAAGTCGCGGCGTTTCATGATCTTTCCTTTCCTGAATAAATTGGCCCACCTGAGAGGATCAGGCGGGCCTTCTGGTTACCAAAGCCTCCCTGTTACTTCGGCAACAGAACTTTGTTCACCACATGGATGACACCGTTCGACTGGTTCACATCAGAAATCGTAATTTTCCCGGCGTTTCCATTTTCATCGTAGATATAAATATTATTGCCACGCACCTGCGCTGACAGGGCATCTCCAGAGACGGCTTGCATGTGATAGAAACCATCAGCACCGGCGTTACGACGGATCTGATTGGCAGAGATGTCGCCTGCAACGACGTGAGCAGTCAGGATTTTCACCAAAGTATCTTTGTTTTCAGGCTTGAGCAGGGTTTCAACGGTTCCAGCAGGAAGCGCTGCAAAGGCATCGTTGACAGGGGCGAATACCGTAAAGGGACCAGGTGTTTGGAGCGTCTCAACCAGACCAGCAGCCTGCACAGCAGCGACAAGCGTGGTGTGATCAGCGGAGTTAACAGCATTCTCGACGATGTTTTTCGTTTCAAACATTGGCGCGCCGCCTACATCCGGGTTCGCAGCGAAGGCAGAGGTTGCAGTCGACAGGCTCAGGGCCAAAACAATAAGCGTGCGTTTCATTTTGATATTTCCATTTTCGATTTTTTATTGAAGAAAAACCGACGCCCAAGGAAGGTTGAGCGCCGGAAGGTTTGGCGTTTATTACATGGCAGGCAGAAGAACCTTGTCGATCACATGGATCACGCCGTTGGATTGTTTGACATCTGCAATGGTCACGGTGGCTTTGTTGCCCATCTCGTCTTCAATAAAGATCTCATCGCCATCATAGGTGGCTTGCAGTGTGCAGCCGCCGACCGTCGGTACGGGGTGCTTGCCGTTATCGTCATCGACCATACCGCGGATCGCATCTGCCAATGCATTGGTTGCAACCACATGGCAGGTCAGGATTTTGGTCAGCTGGTCTTTGTTCTCTGGTTTAAGCAGGGTTTCAACAGTGCCTTCGGGCAGCGCATCAAATGCTGCGTTGACCGGAGCAAAAACAGTGAACGGGCCTTCGCTTTGCAAAGTCTCCACCAGACCAGCAGCCTGAACAGCGGCCACAAGCGTTGTGTGATCGGCAGAGTTAACGGCGTTTTCAACGATGTTTTTGTCGGCGAACATCGGCGCGCCGCCCACCATCGGGTTCTCGGCGGAATGACTAGCAGCAAAAGCTGCTGAGCAAGTGATCGCAACTACGGCTACGCTGTTGATCAGGGATTTCATCATTTTCTTGTCCTCTCAGTGATGTACAGACGTTGTGTCTGGGTCATGCTAAAAGCCACGGCGTGGCAGAGAGAAAAGTTTCAGCCTGCTTTCGAAAAAGATAAGAAAAATCGTATGGTATTGAATTGTAAGAATAAAAACTCACGAAAAAATAGAATTATCTGGAAGGTGGAGCCACATTCCAGATAATATTCAACGCCTTTGGTTGGTTCACAAGGCCTGGATTGGTCCTGCCGCAAGCACCGCACCTGTTGGCTGACCCGTTGGCGAACCGCCAGTGGGTTCATCGCTAACCGCGAACAGCGCCGCAGTCAGTCGCCCTGCCAGTTCTTGAGGAATTGCAATGCGCCCTTCATTTCCTTCAGGAATTAGACCAAGCGAGATCGGTGCCGTCGCGCCTTCAAGGATGAGCCACATTTCATGCACCCGTCCAGTCGCTGGGGAGCCTTGCGTTCGGCGCACAACCAGTGCGTTGGAAACCGCCGAAAAGGCTGCGACAATTACCAGAGAACGGTCTTCTGTCGCGACTTCTGCAGTATGGGTCGGATTAATTTGCAGGGGATCCTGCAAGAACGGCATCACGAACAGAGCCACTGCGAACGCGACAGCCGCAATACCCCCTGTGCCAAGTAGCCAAGCCCAGATGGTGCTTCGTGAGGTCAGCTCAGGTCCAAAGAGACGCCTATCAATGGCGGACTTTGCCCGTTTCGGCGGCGCGACTTCAGCGACTTCATCGGAAAACACAAAAAAGTGCTCTTCCCATCCGCGCACAAGATCACGGAGCGCAGCATCGTCGCGCAAACGTTCCTTAAAGCTGGCCCGCTCCGTTGGCGACAGCAGATGCAAGGCATATTCTGCCGCCAGAACATCGTCATCCGGGTTATATGTCTGTGCACTGCTCATCGCGTCAAACACTCTCTCAACTTTAGTAAACTCCGGCGCAGCCAAGTGCGCATGGTGTTTACAGGCACCGCATATCGAGCGGCTAAATCTTCGTAGGTCTCCCCCATTATATAGGCACCACGCACCGCGCCTGCTTTGGGATCGTCCAGTTCATCCAAACAATGATCAATCCTGCGCCTGTCCGAAGCGGCCATCACCGATTGTTCCGGCGTGGGGCCTTGATCGGCGATATCTGCGCGTTCGCTAATATCATCATTCGGTGCTTTTCTGGCCCGCAAACGATCTATCGCCAGATTGCGGGTCAGTGTGATTAACCATGTCATCGGGCTATAGCCATTCGCCTTGAAGCGATCCGCACGTTGCCACACGCGGATAAACGCCTCTTGCAAAGCCTCTTCTGCTTCGGCCCGGTTGTTTAAAACACGTAAGCAAACGCCAAAAAGTTTCGCCGAGGTTGCATCATATAGCGCATTAAATGCTTTGCGGTCCCCAAGTCCGACCCGCACAATCCAATCCTCAATGTCATTTATATCAGCCATGGGTATTCAAAACGTCCTGCTATGGATCAACGGTCTGTCGATTCAGCGTTCGATAGACGGTTGGCCGTGACACCGAAAACACCTCTGCGAGGTCACTGATTGAATAATCACCGGTCGCATGCATGCGGGTGAGTTCGCGTTGCTGCCTGTCTGATAGTTTTGGCTGTTTGCCGCGCAGCTTGCCTTTGGCGCGGGCGATGGCCATGCCTTCGCGGGTGCGCATGCGGATCAGATCGGATTCAAACTCAGCAAAAGTGGCAAGGATGTTGAAGAACATCTTTCCCATGGGGTCGGAGGGGTCATAGACCGATGCGCCCAAGGCGAGTTTGACGCCCTTCGTTTCGAGTTGGTCGGCGATAGCACGGGCATCTGGAACGGAGCGGGCCAGCCGGTCGAGCTTTGGAACAACGAGCGTGTCACCTGTCCGCACAGCAGCGATAGCTTGATCAAGGCCGGGGCGGGCGCGGTTGGTGCCGGTTAATCCATGATCAGCGTAGATGCGATCTGGAGCCACGCCCAAAGTTTCGAGCGCCTGTTTTTGAGCTGTGAGGTCTTGGCCGTCGGTCGAGCAGCGGGCGTATCCGATTTTTGTCGCAGTCATGTACAAAGTGTACGAATAAGGGGCCTCTTTTGCAAATCTAATCGTACCAGATATATGAGACACCGAAAGCAGCGGTTTCATGCGGTGCGTCTGTTCGCCTGAACCTGTCCGCTCAGCGTCCGCCTTACGGACGCCGCCGTCAACTCCCATTCAGGAAATCACCTTGCCACGACGACAGATTTTGAATGCCCGCCAACGGGCCGCGCTCTTTGACTTGCCGAGCGATCAAGAAACGCTGCTGCGGCATTACACCTTGGCGGATGATGACATTGAGCACATCCAATCTCGCCGCCGGTCGCACAACCGTTTTGGCTTTGCCCTTCAGCTCTGTGCATTTCGATATCCGGGGCGGCTCTTGGTGCCCGGTGAAATCATCCCGTCAGTGATCGCGGAATTCCTCGCGGCGCAGCTTGGTTCGAACCCCGACGATCTGGCCGATTATGCGCATCGTGCTGAAACCCGCCGCGAACACTTGGCCGACCTGCGCGAAATCTACGGGTACAAGATGTTCACCGGGCGTGGGGCCCGCGACCTCACAGAATGGTTGGCGGGCGAAGCTGAAACAACGCAATCCAACGCCGATCTCGCCCAAAGATTTGTGGATCGCTGCCGCCTGTCCATGATGATTGTGCCTGGGGTCACCACTGTCGAACGGCTTTGCGCGGATGCCTTGGTTGCCGCCGAACGGCGGATCGAGACCCGGATCGTTGATCGGCTCGATGACGATGCAAAGCATAAGCTGGGCGGCTTGCTGTCTGAGTTGATTGACGACCGGATCACCCGTTTGGTCTGGTTGCGCCAGTTTGAGATTGGCTCGAACTCCGCTGATGCTTGTCGTTTGTTGGAACGTTTGGAGCTTTTGCAGGGTCTCAATCTCAGCCCCGGCATCCTCGATGGTATCCCACCTCACCGGGTCACACGCCTCCGCCGCCAAGGCGAACGCTACTTTGCTGACGGCTTGCGTGACATATCCAGTGACCGGCGGCTTGCGATCCTGGCTGTCTGCGTCATCGAATGGGCCGCTGCCATCGCGGACGCCATTGTCGAAACCCACGATAGGATCGTTGGGAAGACTTGGCGAGAAGCCAAGAAGATCTGTGATGCGCAGGTCGATGCTCAGAAGGTGACCATTGAACAGACGCTACGCTCATTCACAGAACTCGGATCAGCGTTGTTGGCTGCAAGGGCAGATGGTTCCGATCTGAATGCCGCTATCGCAGATCACCCAGGATGGGCCGGTTTGGAAAGCCTGATCGCCCAATCCTCTAAGCTGACCGGAGCGCTTGCCGCTGACCCGCTCAGTCACGTCAAACAAGGCTATCGGCGCTTCCGACGATATACGCCGCGTATGCTGCGTGCTCTGGATATTGAAGCCGCGTCTGTCAGCACCCCGCTTTTGCAGGCGGCACAGATTGTGTCTGGGGCAGTTGCTTCAGGTACGCGCCCAACGGGGTTCCTGCGCAGAACTTCGAAATGGCACAGGCATCTGAGCGCGGAACCCGAAGACGATCACCGATTGTGGGAGGTGGCCGTCTTGTTCCATCTGCGTGACGCCTTCCGTTCAGGCGATATCTGGCTCGCGCATTCCAAGCGCTACGCCGACCTCAAACAGGCGCTTGTCCCGGTTGATGCCGCAAAATTGGTGCCGCGACTGACTGTTCCCTTTGATCCTGATACCTGGGTAAGAGACCGAAAAGCGAGAATGGCAGA
The Phaeobacter piscinae genome window above contains:
- a CDS encoding DMT family transporter, producing MNAMLAAYTALGAAIILEVSGSTLLKLSQQFTKLWPSLGMLVCFILSLYCLSLALKMVPLGVAYAVWAGLGIVLTAVVSVVVFKMALDFWAVTGIAMIVGGVLVMNLLSGSVSH
- a CDS encoding DUF2958 domain-containing protein; protein product: MKLLTKAQYDRLIANGRKQDPVRGTPEEIDFQPVVKLFNPSGLGTWLLTELDPECPDIAFGLCDLGHPELGSVSISELESVRGPFGLGIERDRHWTAKMTLNGYADAARNAGRIVT
- a CDS encoding recombinase family protein; its protein translation is MKPPCSPATNPDPQEVPAGEIDPSLPGRKIGYMRVSDHEQTADLQLDALTAARCDVIYADHGVSGAVVSRKGLGEVLADLQSGDVLVVWKLDRLGRSTVHLLQLLADLRKRGVDFMAITQGIDTTTAMGRMLYGQLAVFAEFEREQISDRTKAGMEAAKRRGKHIGRPVSLTDDQVREAVRSHDEEGRTIRSLADELGVSAQTLTRAMKRHTS
- a CDS encoding relaxase/mobilization nuclease domain-containing protein, yielding MVPRVAKSGASFKGAALYYLHDKQANTNERVAFTETVNLPTNDPDRAVAHMIDTAAHADDLKREAGLKAGRKLQKPVYAYSLAWHPTEAPTMAEQIAAAKQTLAVLGLSDRQALIVSHTDREHPHVHVIVNRVCPQTGRAAVTSKDRLKLSQWAEAYEKVHGRVFCDTRVENNAARARGQWRKGEYISRKDYYAWKKAKSEAHWQRYRDEKSQAKDPRNDQLEALWRKRQHRIETRKLETKTMFKPIWRDVFKRHREELKAFDAGLTGRIRTVMDKADRGRVGASLLTAITAAKQLRADLVRKQDLERQQIANHQRYYVRTASQEPAQAWKAERERLLREWKAQDADRLNRFKTESDEIWEREQQPDRKPRPKPEPERPRAQKPDDTGRKSAKSSFAEHVRNSTSSEDADRAGKRIQERTKRSRSRPRKGGGRKFTPR
- a CDS encoding plasmid mobilization protein, translating into MARPQKAPHEKATEQVNIRLSPVDLARLRVKAARAGMTVSDFVRAAALNKSVTVTETSAPDFLTRNELRRIGSNLNQMAHVMNAGGISSPDRIEALVAKLDTLFDRWLDHGSEGREIGG
- a CDS encoding type IV secretory system conjugative DNA transfer family protein, which codes for MTHHVRPDPPSASWMPPNELTKDRFAFGRGKIILGRAKGRTVAFDDNRHVVTVAGSRAGKSATSLMSNLLTWDGSAIVIDPKGELATNTAKWRAKLGQDVYILDPFGEVTGDAAKYRASFNPFDELRVSHSDDVVDSAAMIAEALIVQGERGADHWTMSAKNLIRGLCLYALHAKPQDASLRDLREILTSPLTEPPDGLSGSKIALERYFEYMLDAEDGVAYGWGRNSTLSLKPSRFAVHTA
- the msrB gene encoding peptide-methionine (R)-S-oxide reductase MsrB, which translates into the protein MKRRDFIALTSSSIALATMGHATTGDFEITRTEAEWRAMLTEAEYLVMREEKTERKFASPLNNEKRDGVYHCRGCDLALYSSDTKYDSGTGWPSFWDVLPNAIGTKMDNTFFTTRTECHCRRCGSHLGHIFNDGPQPTGKRHCLNGLSLVFQAV
- a CDS encoding fasciclin domain-containing protein, whose translation is MKRTLIVLALSLSTATSAFAANPDVGGAPMFETKNIVENAVNSADHTTLVAAVQAAGLVETLQTPGPFTVFAPVNDAFAALPAGTVETLLKPENKDTLVKILTAHVVAGDISANQIRRNAGADGFYHMQAVSGDALSAQVRGNNIYIYDENGNAGKITISDVNQSNGVIHVVNKVLLPK
- a CDS encoding fasciclin domain-containing protein yields the protein MKSLINSVAVVAITCSAAFAASHSAENPMVGGAPMFADKNIVENAVNSADHTTLVAAVQAAGLVETLQSEGPFTVFAPVNAAFDALPEGTVETLLKPENKDQLTKILTCHVVATNALADAIRGMVDDDNGKHPVPTVGGCTLQATYDGDEIFIEDEMGNKATVTIADVKQSNGVIHVIDKVLLPAM
- a CDS encoding anti-sigma factor — encoded protein: MSSAQTYNPDDDVLAAEYALHLLSPTERASFKERLRDDAALRDLVRGWEEHFFVFSDEVAEVAPPKRAKSAIDRRLFGPELTSRSTIWAWLLGTGGIAAVAFAVALFVMPFLQDPLQINPTHTAEVATEDRSLVIVAAFSAVSNALVVRRTQGSPATGRVHEMWLILEGATAPISLGLIPEGNEGRIAIPQELAGRLTAALFAVSDEPTGGSPTGQPTGAVLAAGPIQAL
- a CDS encoding sigma-70 family RNA polymerase sigma factor, which encodes MADINDIEDWIVRVGLGDRKAFNALYDATSAKLFGVCLRVLNNRAEAEEALQEAFIRVWQRADRFKANGYSPMTWLITLTRNLAIDRLRARKAPNDDISERADIADQGPTPEQSVMAASDRRRIDHCLDELDDPKAGAVRGAYIMGETYEDLAARYAVPVNTMRTWLRRSLLKLRECLTR
- a CDS encoding recombinase family protein codes for the protein MTATKIGYARCSTDGQDLTAQKQALETLGVAPDRIYADHGLTGTNRARPGLDQAIAAVRTGDTLVVPKLDRLARSVPDARAIADQLETKGVKLALGASVYDPSDPMGKMFFNILATFAEFESDLIRMRTREGMAIARAKGKLRGKQPKLSDRQQRELTRMHATGDYSISDLAEVFSVSRPTVYRTLNRQTVDP